CAATGCATTTTAGTGTGTGCATGCGCATGTaggtgttgtgtgtgtgaacAGGACAATCAGCTGAGAACATTTTAATTTACTGAACCCCCTTCCATTCTTCATCCAAGATGATCCCCAAGGATACCATTCCATTATGTATACTAGTGTTTCAGTTAAAGGGACCAATATGGGGGGTTTCTGTTCAAGTGAATATAGACACAAGCAGCATTTAAACTTAACTTTGATCACAAGTCAGGTAGATGGCCCTTTTTTCACTATGAAATATAACCCCATTCTAAAGCCATCATCTTAGATGATCGATCTCTACCCAATTAACACCCATATAACTGTCAGTCAACCAATAACTTTTGCACAGCTTGACTCCAACTTACATCAAATAACTCTTTCTAACCAATACATTTGAAGCCTTTCACTTAACATGACCACCATCTCAAACAATTCTTCTTCATAATTCATTTTGTCTAGGATTGGTGGCATCCCCACCTAATCGTAGATATATTGATTGTTAATCTTTTGCCACTCATTCATATATCGCAACTACACTTGGCACAACTCAGTTCAATGGGCATATTGGTTTGACCTTTTCCAGTGATGcgcatttttttataattaccCAACATTTTTGTGCCACCAAAAATAGTAGGCCTTGTAGCAATCAAACAACTAGTCAAGTTTCATAGGAGTTTTATAATCATGAAATACTTCGTATCACTACTTTTACTTTATTTGTGCAAAGGGAAAAGCaagataataattaaaagagCATGAAAAACACTTTGAAATACAACAATGTCTTTAGTTAACATTAACAAACAAGTGGCAATCAGTATACACACCTTCCTCTAACTTGCCCAAGAACTTCCTGTGCTTTTGCACCGTAGCCAATCTCTGCACCATCCTGCACAGAATTGAGAGTGAGAAAATTAGTGGACACACAAATAAATACAGGGTGGAAGAAAAAATACAGAAGCCAACCAGTCTCACACCTTTGCCCAGTAAGAATTATCCCGAAGCTTCTCGTCTATGAATTCCACCTCCTCAGCTTTTACTCTTTGAAATGCCTTAAAAGCCGTTGGCTGCAATAACAGCATTTATAAACATTATTTAAACCTTTAAGCTACATCCGTATCGTGCAAAAAGAGAGAATAGAGAAAGGCAACATACATCActccaacaacaacatcatCTAGCACTGCATACAAAACCCATACATACGTATAAAGCACAACAGTTGAGCAGAAAGTTTCACAATAAAAACCTCCTTTGAAATGGCTTAGATCCaaataaaacatgaaaaaggaaaagtacATTTGACATGCCATGTAGCAACCAGAGTCTCAAAAGAGGCCGCATGAATCACTCACATCTTAAATGGTTAATCGTTacaaaaatcattaaaaacttCACTTCCCTAACCATCTTACATTACACTTTCAATAAGACCATCTACATCAAGTCATAAAACCCCGGGACCTTTCAAAACCATAACATCAATACATTATTAAGTGTTACATGTAAAAGATAACACAAAATATACCAAACTTCCTTCATCTTAGTGTTACTTGTTATATAATTGGGTGATAGCATATATGGCAGCCTAAAAAGGGCTAAGGCCCAACAGAGATTCCCAAGGGGACATACCATTGAAATAGATTTTGTCAAATATACAAGATAGTTGAATGATGGACATAAGGATGTGCTTTTTCTGACCATCAAGGAATCTTGAATAAAGATGGATGTGCTTTTTCAATGCAGAAATGATTAGTAAAAATCTAACCCTTCTCAAATTTTGACAACTCCTAACATACCGTCAGGTCATAGTAACCATGTATTTAAGCATTTTTATGTTAGGAATAGATTGATTTCTTTTAGTCagatatattataaataagaTCACAGCTTTTACAAATAAATGGTGTTTCACATATAATTCATGTAGCAAATTGGCAAATAAGGAGCAGTAGAAATCCATACAGAGGGGATATAACGTCTAATCTCAAATAGTTCACTAGCATGCTTTCTCATACACATAAAGATCGAGGAAGTACCTCATCAGAACCATTGCGCTGCTTCTTCATGCTTTTCTTTATCGAAGACTTCTCAGCACTTTTCTCTAGGTTCCCATTTGCCTGGCCATCAAGCTGCGTAACAGAAGCTTTTTGAAACACATCTGGACCAACTTGACCACTTTCCCCTTTACTATCTTTACCAGCATTTTCAGCTTTTCCTAGGGACGCATCACTATTTGCTGGTTGCTCACTTCCCTTGGATGCTTTTAAACTCTCTACCTTTCTGCGCTTGgattcttcatcttctctgtTGTCAGCAGGCTGCGAATCATTTCCTTCAGACgctaatctttttcttttcttggacCTTTTACTCTCCTTGCCGGTAGCATCCACATCTGATATCTTCAAATCATCTTTTGTAGAACTAGTTCCATTTGTATCTCCTATACCAAGCACCTTCACATCCTCACCATCTAGACTTTCAGAAACCAAaccatctttctttttcttcttaccATTAGGTTTGACACTCTTCTCATCCACTGGAATTTCATCAGCAGTTGATTTACCAATTCCATTTGCATCAACAGAATCAGAACTTgacttgttcttctttttcttcttatctTTTGGTTTCTTATCCGTCTCAGAATCAGAAGCAAGTGAATCAGAAGCTACCTTagatttccttttctttttctccatgCAATTCTTTTCAGCCTCCTCCAACAATTTTTCAGGCTCCTTTACGTCTTCTGTGCAGAATTAACAAGTCTAACATAAGAACTtatgtaaaaaataataaagatatAACTATATCCCGCTGATGCACACACATTCACAtacgcgagagagagagagagagagagagagagaattctCATTAGATCATGCATATCaaacatatttataaattcaTGCATACCTTTCTTCTTCTGGCTGTTGACATTTGTGACTCCATTATTACTACATAACAGAGAAGCACAAGTTCAATTAGAATAGCAACTGAAAGTTAATGCTTAACTAAACAGCAGCATGAATGAACCACCAAATGCATTGAGTATTATGGTGGTCTTCCAGACAGCATTGAGACTCTTTCCATTGGATTTCATGCCAGTGATAGTCATCAGCAGAATTCTAGGATGTTGAACAAAAAACCTATGATAATCATCTAAATTACGAGCCCCTGACAacttttgttttaaagataatcCTGTAATTTAGAACCACTTAACGAATTAGCAAAATCTATCACAGTAGCGATACACAATTGATGTCATACTATTGAGAACACTACATAATCATCGGATCACAAATAACTATATCAGGAAAGATTAGCATAACAGTACCGATGTTGCTACCTCCACATCGTTGAACttacaaaaatcagaaaacaaaagtttTAGAAATTTATGCTGCCCAACAAAAACTGTCATCTGGAGTCAAAATACAGAGTCATGCCCTtattcaggaaaaaaaaacaaaaaaacaaaacaaaacaaaactgacACCCAAAAGGCATGGAAGTGAGTAGATTGAGTAAAGATTTAAAGAATTACTTCCAACTTATTGAAAATGATGTTACAATTGATGACCATCTTGATATAAATTCTTTAAGagacaaaaagaaagttaaAAGAATTATCAACGTACCACATCAACTTGCAGTACATTTCTTCCAAATCCAGTGAATATTCCTTCAGTCCACTTTTCTGTAAAAGGGTCAATATCCAATTTTGTAATTCAGTATCAATCAATTTATACTCTCTAATACTTCGTTAACAAATTTCCCAACTTCATCTTCTGGGACAATTATACAAACTCATTACTATTTAATCATAATAGATATGGACCATACCAgcgccaaaaaaaaaaaaaaacatcatataGATATGAACTGAACTATATTGGCAACTTAAACCTCTACAATGGAAATAACAGAAGGTCCAAAACAAAACGGAAGGAATGATAAGGAGGAATCCTACAATCATTTAGGGTCTATTTGGTTTTCAAAAATTGTGTCTTTTAGAACTTCAGAGAACGCATCAAAATAAATTCCATTATGCTCTGcattttcctctgttttctaggcaaccaaacagaaaatagaCAGCTGCCCACCTCGATTTGAGCTTCGCACCGGAACCTTTTCAGGGTTTTGGAGAACCCATTGCTCTCCAGGAATCGAGCCACAGCATGGAGGAGTGGACCCTTCTGGCCGGGACTTAGAGTTTGGGTGCTGTCGCTGGAGATATTAGGCTTGCTGTGTTTCATATCTTCTAGGTTTGCAAGCTGAACTTGGCGAGGCCTGAAGGCGAGAAGGGTAGGGTTGATAGTGTCCTGCCTGCTTGTTAGGGACTTGGGCATGCGAGGCTTCTGAGCTCTGAGCTTATTTGGAGGGAGAAGGCTCCAACTCCACGCGAGGGTTTAGGAGGTATTAGGGTTTATTTTGTGGCAGTGAAATTAATATTCGGGCCCGAAATTTCGTAAAATTACGCACACTAACATTTCATTTGTTATTACAcggaggagaaggagaaaataattattgatattaaaaaattatatttttctaaaatttctgTAATTGTTAGGTGTCGTCATCTTATTGGTCATAAACATGCATACACTTTTATCTCTTTACACTTATCACACCCGATTATAGTCTcctaaaaccctaaattctATTTCTTCGCTCCTTCCATTTCATCTCTCTACCTGCAGCCGCACAAGACCTCCTTTGTCTTTtaaactcttcttcttcttcctctcttcacACCAGTTTTGCAGAGATGGGCGAAGAAGTGAAGGCAGGGCCAGTGGTTCCAGAATCAGttttgaagaagagaaagagagaggagcaGTGGGCTCTTGCCAAAAAGCAAGGCCTTGAATCtgcaaagaagaagaactCCGAAAACCGCAAGTTGATTTACAACCGAGCCAAGCAGTATGCCAAGGAGTATGATGAACAGGTACATATACAATACCCCATCGTTGAATATTGTTCA
The window above is part of the Prunus dulcis chromosome 1, ALMONDv2, whole genome shotgun sequence genome. Proteins encoded here:
- the LOC117627637 gene encoding lisH domain-containing protein C1711.05; the encoded protein is MPKSLTSRQDTINPTLLAFRPRQVQLANLEDMKHSKPNISSDSTQTLSPGQKGPLLHAVARFLESNGFSKTLKRFRCEAQIEKSGLKEYSLDLEEMYCKLMCNNGVTNVNSQKKKEDVKEPEKLLEEAEKNCMEKKKRKSKVASDSLASDSETDKKPKDKKKKKNKSSSDSVDANGIGKSTADEIPVDEKSVKPNGKKKKKDGLVSESLDGEDVKVLGIGDTNGTSSTKDDLKISDVDATGKESKRSKKRKRLASEGNDSQPADNREDEESKRRKVESLKASKGSEQPANSDASLGKAENAGKDSKGESGQVGPDVFQKASVTQLDGQANGNLEKSAEKSSIKKSMKKQRNGSDEPTAFKAFQRVKAEEVEFIDEKLRDNSYWAKDGAEIGYGAKAQEVLGQVRGRDFRHEKTKKKRGSYRGGQIDQQSHSVKFNYDDED